The nucleotide sequence CTACTGCCTGGATTGACGGATTTGCGAGACCAGCACCTCAATCTCATTCAAACGCAGCTTTTGCGGATCCTCTTTCGCCAAGTCAAGATAATATTCCAGCTCTTGCAGTCCCGCTTCGGTGGAACCGCGATTGATCAACAGCAAGCCCAGCTCCAGCCGTGCCGCAGGATAATCAGCATGCATGGATATGGCACGGCGATAGGCTTGTTCCGCTTGGTTGGTATCATGCTGCAGTGCAAAGATACGCCCTTGAATCGTTGCTTGGCGCGCCGTGTTCAAGCCGGATTCGCTTGCTTGCCGTGCCATGGCCGCGGCGCGGTCTAAGACATCTTTGTCCATGTAGGCAATCGCCATTTGCAGGGCAGCTGCGCCTGCAAATTCACTTTTACCGTTGGAGATGGGTTCCAATGCCGCCAAGGCTTCGTCGACCAATTTGTTTTCCTGAAGGCACAGTGCATGAAAAAAACTTGCGCGCACATCGTCGGGCAATAATTTTTTGGCATCTGTCAATAAGCTCAGCGCCTTGCCGTTTTCACCTTGTTTCATTTCCAATAGGCCGGCATTTAATTTGACCAATCCCTCCAGATCATCGGGCAGTTCGGTTACCGATTCCAACAAGGGCAGCGCCTGTGCTTCTTCATCACGCATTAAAGAAGCGACGGCACGCACGACGGTCGCCCGCATGTTTTCCGGATGATCCGCCAAGACTTTGTCCAACTCGGATACTGCCGCATCAGGCGCATCATCCAACAGCATGGACAGGCCCGGAAGGGATGGGGCAACAGGAGCGCCCATGATCTGCGCCAAGCGTACGCGCTCACGAAATTCCTTATATTCTTCTTCGACGCCGCGAAGCAAGGCAAGCAACTTCAACAGTTCCGCGTCCCCTGAATACCGTTCTTGAACCGCCAGCTCCAGCAACGCGCTGAGACGTGCTCTGTCTGTGGTCTTCTGATCGCGTTCAGCAGCGAGGACGGCAAGAATCAAGGCGTCCCGTTCACGGGCGCCGTGCTGCCTTGCCAC is from Candidatus Hydrogenedentota bacterium and encodes:
- a CDS encoding tetratricopeptide repeat protein, which translates into the protein MAKMIKCPFCGGLADASSDDCIHCGGPLKNRAVPAADTGTSSSSHCPACGAAVGSGDIVCVKCGTNLLTGQKIEQQDKQDDKKVRANFNRIFGYAVLGVLVLLILAGLAFFAFFMLQDPVGEARRVAASGDYGDAIELLQSHIHNAPKDEEAQFLLGVICWNANQFGRASETFEAVARQHGARERDALILAVLAAERDQKTTDRARLSALLELAVQERYSGDAELLKLLALLRGVEEEYKEFRERVRLAQIMGAPVAPSLPGLSMLLDDAPDAAVSELDKVLADHPENMRATVVRAVASLMRDEEAQALPLLESVTELPDDLEGLVKLNAGLLEMKQGENGKALSLLTDAKKLLPDDVRASFFHALCLQENKLVDEALAALEPISNGKSEFAGAAALQMAIAYMDKDVLDRAAAMARQASESGLNTARQATIQGRIFALQHDTNQAEQAYRRAISMHADYPAARLELGLLLINRGSTEAGLQELEYYLDLAKEDPQKLRLNEIEVLVSQIRQSRQ